Proteins encoded together in one Maribacter dokdonensis DSW-8 window:
- a CDS encoding ATP-binding protein has protein sequence MLKSKNSSSFSLDWINQIPSSIAIIDTGFNLMSASPRWLANFQLDLDQIEGENFTSLFPELSQDLSTRLKYSLDGLRDIKFKYNAKDCHYSSEDSIWHLNPWKDGYGNIIGVIIKVEPISKTEELERELNKTKLLLNNKSSVAKIGSWELDIINNSLHWTPIVNKIYGVKTDFEPTLDNAIAFYIDDSKKIIQKAVEEAINLGKPWNVKAQLKQQNGNIIWVNTIGRPKFKDGKCIRVIGTIQEVDKENQIDVQLSKLEDELNEYPLFEKIPQGLAIVDFETGRFINVNHQFLKLSGFEKPTFLNQSFKKFVNSSVTGKLESLTDQLEENGAFKPVKFTFTNKLKHHLNLKVTGNLVVGKNNKKSILCTVENITTQTKLEKKLKNTISASREKNDQLLNFAHMVSHNLKTHATNFSLLLNFLNDEKGLTQRNKYMTMLFNASDNLSETIKGLREIVAVKSNVNNEKKSLNLNESVFVVEQNVAGLLKQTNGKIINEISDNTTIKALPAYLNSILTNCITNSIKYRCEEKKPIIILSVQEDKNYTTLSVEDNGLGIDLEKYGDQLFGLYKTFHRNKESRGIGLYITKNQMEAMNGKITVESTPGQGSIFRFHFNKK, from the coding sequence TTGACCAAATAGAAGGTGAAAACTTTACAAGTCTATTTCCTGAACTGTCTCAAGATCTTTCTACCCGTTTAAAATATAGTTTAGACGGTTTACGGGACATTAAGTTTAAATACAACGCTAAAGATTGTCATTATTCATCTGAAGATTCCATATGGCACTTAAATCCTTGGAAAGATGGATATGGAAATATAATTGGTGTGATCATTAAAGTTGAGCCCATTTCAAAAACAGAAGAATTAGAACGGGAACTGAATAAAACAAAACTGTTACTTAATAATAAAAGTTCTGTCGCAAAAATTGGCAGTTGGGAGCTTGACATTATCAACAACTCTTTACACTGGACACCAATTGTAAATAAAATATATGGTGTAAAAACCGACTTTGAACCAACTTTAGACAATGCCATTGCTTTTTACATAGATGACTCTAAAAAAATAATACAAAAAGCAGTGGAAGAGGCTATCAACCTAGGAAAACCTTGGAATGTAAAAGCTCAACTTAAACAACAGAATGGGAATATTATTTGGGTAAACACCATTGGTAGACCAAAGTTTAAAGATGGTAAATGCATTAGAGTCATAGGAACCATTCAAGAGGTTGATAAAGAAAATCAAATAGATGTTCAACTTTCAAAATTAGAAGACGAACTTAATGAATACCCATTATTTGAGAAAATTCCTCAAGGTCTTGCCATTGTTGATTTTGAAACTGGGAGATTTATAAATGTCAATCATCAATTTTTAAAATTATCTGGATTTGAGAAGCCCACTTTCTTAAACCAGAGCTTTAAAAAATTCGTTAATTCTTCAGTCACCGGAAAATTAGAAAGTTTAACAGATCAATTAGAAGAAAACGGCGCATTTAAGCCTGTTAAATTCACCTTCACCAATAAACTAAAACATCATTTAAATTTAAAGGTTACAGGTAATTTAGTTGTGGGTAAAAACAATAAAAAGAGTATTCTCTGCACTGTAGAAAATATTACCACACAAACCAAATTAGAAAAAAAATTAAAGAATACCATTTCGGCATCAAGAGAAAAAAATGATCAACTTCTTAATTTTGCCCACATGGTTTCTCACAACCTTAAAACACACGCTACTAACTTTTCGTTGCTCTTAAACTTTCTTAATGACGAGAAAGGCCTAACCCAGCGAAATAAGTATATGACAATGCTTTTTAACGCATCTGACAATTTATCTGAAACAATTAAAGGTCTTAGGGAAATTGTAGCGGTAAAATCAAATGTAAACAATGAAAAGAAATCACTTAACCTTAACGAAAGTGTTTTTGTTGTGGAGCAAAATGTAGCAGGGTTGCTTAAACAGACCAATGGTAAAATTATTAATGAAATTTCAGATAACACGACTATTAAAGCTTTACCAGCTTACTTAAATAGTATTTTGACCAACTGCATTACCAATTCTATTAAATATAGGTGTGAAGAAAAAAAACCTATCATAATTTTAAGCGTACAGGAAGATAAAAACTATACCACTTTAAGCGTTGAGGATAACGGATTGGGGATAGATTTGGAAAAGTATGGAGACCAACTTTTTGGTCTTTATAAGACCTTTCATAGAAACAAAGAATCTAGAGGTATTGGTCTTTACATCACAAAAAACCAAATGGAAGCCATGAACGGTAAAATCACTGTAGAAAGCACACCTGGGCAAGGTTCTATTTTTAGGTTTCATTTTAACAAAAAGTAA